Within Vicia villosa cultivar HV-30 ecotype Madison, WI linkage group LG1, Vvil1.0, whole genome shotgun sequence, the genomic segment AGCTTCAACCAATTCTTAGTAAGCTGAATAGACACATAACTGGTGCAGTTAAGAAGATCTAGGAGATTAGATATAAACTTGATAATGCCTAAAAACTTTTGGATGGGGACATTTTAAATACCGTGTAATGTCAACAAGTGAAGTTTTGGACTGAGGAAGTGATCAAAAACATTGAGATTGAAGAGAAAATTTTACAGCAAAAGTCTAAAATAGATTTGATCAAAATTTTACAGCAAAACTCTAAAATAGATTTGATCAATCTTGAAGATGGAAACTACACTTATTTTTTTGCTAACCTCATAGCTAAAATTAAGCAAATCTTCATCAATGAATTATAATATTATCATGGTAAGAAGTTGATTGAGTTCAAGTGCATTGAATCTCCCTTTCTAAAGCAAGTCGACATAACTTCTTTGAGGAGAGGTCCCCAATTACACAATGAGCATCAGGAAAGTCTTACTCAATCAGTTACTGAGGTAGAAATCTGGGCTGCTGTTAAAGGAATGAGAGATGATAAGACCCTTGGGATTGATGGCTACAACGCCAAATTCTTCAAAACTTACTGGAATATGGTAAAGTATGATGTGATACATGTTGTCCAGGATTTTTTCATGAATAACAGGTTATACATAGGTGCTAATTGTGCTTTGGTAACTCTTATTCCAAAGACTAAGGATGCCAAGATTTTGAGGGAGATGAAACCTATTGCTTGTTGCACCAATCTCTATAAAATTATCTCTAAAATCCTCACTGCTATACTAAGTAAGGTAATCAATGTTATTGTGGATGACAGACAAACTTCCTTCCTTCTTGGAAAAACCATCCATGATAACATAATCAAAATCTTTACACTTGTCATgtgatattagtttttttaaattaaaattgtgttttaatttatatatggtTGTgcttggttgacagtgtaaaaatattacaatgtcagtgcatatccctttttctcaaCATTTTATTAGAAAATAAGGTGTTTATATCTTTTCTAGCCGAAATTGATAGTCGACTATTTGTAAATGACGGGCGAATCCGATTTTTAAATTGAGATTGAACAATATTATATCTTTTCAATCTTTTTCATAAACAAATTAAAGTTAGCGGTATCTGATCtccttaaaaataatttttttgaaagagaAAAGACGTTTTAATCAAGTTTTTTTTCCAGTTTGAGAAAATACTTTGTGCAAAAAGAGAGGTGATTTGCGGGGTCATGCACATAAGCTTctctaaaatttaaaattagcattttttaattatataaaaaagcaATAATCTGTCTTTTAAACCGTGCGATTAAGATCCAATAATTATAAATAGAGTGAAAAAAAGTTGAGTGCAGGAAAAAAACTTATCATTGAGTAATTTTTACTTTCTTGGAATACTGGTGGGGTTTAATTCGAGGAAAGTTGAGACTTGGAGACCGATCATTTCCAAGATGAGAAAGAGGTTGTCCAGGTGGAAAAATAGGTTTATTAATTTAGGAGGAAGAATAACTTTATTGAAGTTTATTTTGAGTTCTTTAACCGTATTCACTAAGTCAATTTACAAGGTGCCGAAGAAGGTGGAAAATGAGCTAACGAGTATCCAAAGTAGCTTTCTTTGGGGAGGAATGGATGAGAAGAGGTGTATTCATTGGATTAGATGGAGGGATGTAACTCAACCTTTtgaaaaaggggggggggggggttaggGGTTAAAGACATGGATTTTAATTTGGCTCTTTTGAGTAAGTGGAGGTGGAATATTCTTCAAGGAGTGGactctctttgtttcaaaattttaaaGGCTCTGTAGTGATTTAGCGGTGAAGATTTTGGGAGGCGAAGTATCTTCGAAAGAAATGAGGAGGGCGTCCTTTTGGTGGAAGGACATCGTTAACATAGGGAGTAAATTTAATCttgattctttttcttcttcttgtagGTTTTTAACTCATAATGGGTTTAATACTCCATTTTGGGAGACGAATTGGTTGGAGGGGATGGTTTTGAAGGATGAGTTTTCGGATCTCTTTGAGGTGTCGCGTTTAAAAGGGGTATCGGTGGCGGCTATGGGGGGTTGGGTGGATAGTGAGTGGAGGCGGGGGGACTTAGGTATTCCAGAGGGTTGGTTGGATAATTCTTTAAGGTTGGCCGATTGGGGATTAATGACAATTTTGGAGGCTTTTGGGAATTTGGGTGAGGAGAAGGACAAAGTGGAGTGGGTGCCCAATAGTAGCGATGGCTTTTTGGTAGCTTCGTGCTATGAGGTTTATGCGAGTAAGCGTATTTTATATGGTCCTAATTGTAGATTTCATGAGGCGAAGAGGTTGGTTTGGAAGTCGGAAGTGCCTTTCAAGATTAAGGCTTTTAGGTGGAGGCTTCTAGCTAATAGGCTTTCAACAAAAGATCTTTTGGGGCTAAGAGGTGTCTCGATTCCTTTTGATAATTTAAAGTGCTCTTTTTGTAGATTTCATTTGGAAAATCGagatcattattttttttcttgttctTATGTAAAGAATATTTGGAAGGAAATAGCGTTGTGGATAGGTAAAGGGGAGATAGAGAAGGAGGAAAGTTTGTTGAGTTTTATGGATTGACACTCGCTTTGTAAATCAAAAAAGATAGATGTAAAGAAGTTAGATATGGTATGGTTGGCTACGACATGTTCTATTTGGTTGGGTAGGAATGGGATTTGTTTTATGGAAGAGGATTGGAATTTTGATGACTTGGTGATGAGTGATAAATTGTTGTaaatttgagtgtgaataattagcactcaccggcttaattcatttttttcatCAATAAACCTCAACTTTAGCCAATATTTAGTATAGTTTTCGTTATAGTGTATCTATTGCgttatcgtgtaaatatcattgagtttaattgttttcatctcatttttgtaggtactcaagcattgatatttattcatagttagatatagcattgaataagctttccaacgcttcgaaccagacacaaatcggagttacgattcTCAAGTTATGACCGAAACAGTGTAGAATTTTATGTTGTTTCTGGTGTAACTCTCCGGGCGAATTTTGGGCTCGCTGGGCGAGCCAGACAAACCAAAAAACGTGAAAAAGTTGTTGTTTTGAGCCGCTGGGCGAGCCGTTTAGCCGTCGGGCAAGCGGTGCTGACagaaacacgttttaagggccaaaaacacattttttaggttatggtttgggtattttttactcccactccatcaccaaacattttttaggtagattagcttaaaaaacaactatggagcttgcatttggatgattgaagGTGGATTaatcatcaatcggagctgacaaactgggagatttttggttcatttctcttcttctttgtgtatttctctttggttggattttgtatatgattttactttgaactcatgtatatttgttgatcatggtgttgtataaagtttgctttacaaatcattattgatgtcttccttaatctttatgtttggatttgggttgttatagacatatacctcacaaatcttAATTGGGGATGGATATCTATTAGTTCTAGACTTTAGAGATAGTATTTTGGAGCTAATATTCGCCGTGGGTATCAAAGCTTAATGCCTCTATCTTGTTTGTGTTAGTTGAGAGATCGTCGACACGAGCAATACGATTGTCTactgtgttgttgaggttggctgagagatcgtcgccgagatgatatagtagttctctctactttgggttagaaatgacttagggtgtgagcgatgcttgatgatattgatgagtattgttGGTTGAGTATATCCGATCGATAAGtataagtttgtgagaagtagattatatgcaatgcctgataagtctcttctttctgaaaaatgaattctttttgtgttgatatttacttttatgtttttatgttttaactATTccatccaaactcataactttggaaactgttgaatgacagttcggtagcactaatctctgtggacacgataaatttccggataaatatttccaaaacttttgttgcttgccgctttaccgctccaacacttGGTTTGGAATATCAAAATTATAGTGTGAAGGTGGTCTTTTTGTTGAGAGATTACttattacaattatttttattacgATTTCGTCAAAGAGCCTTTGCAGTTCTTGTCGTAATTATAAttgtattgtaattttttttgttggGCGTTCGCCTTCCCTTTTGTAAACAGGTTGGAGAATTCTTAGTTCTCTGATTTATGTAATATCTTGTTTACTTAAAAAAAACCGAGAGAGTGATTTATAGCAgactaaatattatttatattattaattcctTTTAAAACATTTACTAGCAAACATATCCTTATGAAAGAAAACAACCCTTTCTTTCATAACAATACCACTATATAATAGTGTTAAAAGTGTAAATACATCAACCATAGTATTATCAAAATACACTACTCTTAAAGGAACAAGTTTTGAACTGAACATCTTCTATAGGCAATTTGTCACTTGGATAAGGACAATcatatttttctttcttcactgGCAGCAATTCACAAGGCTGAGGACTCACATTGCTTGAAACTCCAGCAACATCAGTACAATTCCATGGAAGTTTCTTTGACTTTTTTTCAATCATTTCAATAGTCACATTAGAAACACATATTCCAGTAAAAGGATCGCCAGAAATTCCTTCAAGTTTACCTGCAATTGTCACATTCTTAGCTGTTACATCTCTATAATTTATTCCACTAACTTTCGGCAGTGCCTTTGGATCAAAACCTTTATCAGGGTGTTGTCCATAAGTCCCTGTCAtccaaaacacatatttcattgtGTTCAAATTCATTCCTTTAACAAATATGTCCTTCACAAACGCGCCTCTACCGATAGCGGATTTGATTCTAACAGCTGATTCTGTTGTGATAGCAGTTATGTCTTCAGCTCTTACATCTTGGATTCCACCTGACATTTCACTCCCTAACGCAATCATAGCACTATCGGGCGATATACATGTTAGCCTTCTTATGATAATGTGTTGAGACGGCTTTCCGACTTTGATTCCATACTCATCCCATCCACTTTTTATCGCAATACAATCGTCACCAGATACAATGTAGTTGTCTTCAATCCTAACGTTGGTCGACGAATCTGTTAAGAAAAATTATCAATCGGTCATGGTCTCTTTGTCATCAAAAGTTGGTGAAATTATCCATATATATTACCTGGATTGATTCCATCTGTGTTTGGAGAGTCCACTGGTGCAAGAATGGTGAGTCCGTTTACAATTATGTTACTGATAAAATAAAGAGATTGATCAGAATAATGAAATAATATAatggattagggttttgaaaattcaaaatatGGTGTCTCATCAAACCTGCTATAAATTGGATGGACAAACCAAGTTGGAGAGTTAAGCAAAGTGAGATGTGAGATCTGTATTTGATCAGAGTACATGAGTTCAATCAAGTATGGCCTAGTAAGTGTCAATTGACCTGACTTGAATTTTTTCCACCAAGAAGATCCTTGTCCATCAATTGTTCCATTGTCACCTTATGAACAAATTCCAATAGGTCAAGTTCCCCATTTTAACATAAACTTTATAATCTTTAACAACGGTGTAAATAGTTACCAGTTATTATAACATCAGTGAGGTGAGTTCCGAAAATGAGACTACTATATCTTCCTTTAGGTGCATCTCTTCCTCTTCCATAAGACGGTAATATCGGAAGTTGAGGCCATTCGGATTCATCCTGTGTATATCATGAAAATTAAATAACATTGTTTATAACATTTTGAGATGTAAGAAATAAAAGTATATACATATATACCTGGGATGCGAGAATCACAGCGTCTTTTTggagaaaaagagtgaaatggctAGTGAGATTGAAGCTTCCGGTTAACCATTTACCTGGTGGAACAATGAGTTGTGCACCACCATCATTTGAATATTGGCTAAGTTTTGATATTGCTGAATTGAAAGCCTTTGTGTTTGAGGTTTTGCCATCACCAACTGCTCCAAAATCTGTCAAAACTGCACTGTGTTTTCTGCAATTAATGGCAGGGTAATCAAAGCTAGCCAATTTAGAATTTTGCACTCTACATTCTGCTACTTGTGATCCTAATATCACTACTATAGAGATCACACAAATAATCTGCACCAAAAAatgtagttaataataataataatagaaacaaGAAATGTTTATTTTCTTAGACAAAAATAAGGAGCATTAAAACTATGCACACAGAAAATTACATAGGAATTTTGGAGTGTTGGACTCTTCATGATATGATGAGACATTTCAGTTGTTGAAAAAACAGAAACATATGGTCGATATATATAGAGAAGAGTATAACTTAATGTAGTATTTAAAATGTCTATCTTggaaattttatttctttgactGAAATGTTCATCTCGataaaacttaaaatattttatttgaaattatttttttttgactaaaagaaaaagaatataagTCGTAAAAGTAAGATTTTGTTTTGGAAATTTCAATTGATACGAAAATGGTAAAAGTAACTAACACGCTGTATTtagtcaaaaaaaaattattatatatattgaggcatcttaataaaaaaatacttttttctttttattgttattattcgtTTCAAGAATAAAAATTGCACTTAATTATAAATTGTTCTACAATGCCAAAaaattattaatgttattttttctattataccttttactatttattattctctcttttgagttttttttttttctttaaaaatatgtaTACTTTCAATAAAATTGTTAAAgaataattttgtaattttttataatatctcTTTTCctaataaaaatgataatatttcttaaatatgaaaatattaaaatgacTTTATATTAAACAATGGAGTTGTATATAAATATCAAATTGTTTTGACTAACAAATGTAATTAAAACAATACAAATGATTAGCTTTTATGTAATAGCTTAATGGCCATATTTActacttaaaaatataaaaaaataataagaaagatgTCACAAATTCGAACCCGTATCTCTACCGCCGAATTATGTAGACTCTGGtggataaaaaatataaaaatattcattaaattttttattttttatttttgaatcataagaatttttctactttttctttgtcttttaaaataagatttttttttgtaaaattcaatatatatatatatatatatatatatatatatatatatatatatatatatatatatatatattaataattttgttttacaaaaataccATATTCAAAATACTTTGGGAAACAtttaaggttaggatttaaactATGAGTGTAAATTAATGGTCTATGATTCAATTTACAACTTTTAACgtttatttatattaatgtaaataagttgttaatatttataaattaataatttttgttttaaaagaaaaacatggaagaaatgtattttataaaattaattgaaaaataattctatatattcaaataaatattaaaaaaatactacttCATAATGTTACAAAATATATTAAAGGATGGGAAGGATCACTCAAATAATTTGTAGTAGAAGACTATAAATCGTTTCTCCAAAGTTTAATGTTAGAGAAGTTAtataataacaaattaataaagttatataataatattatggTCTTCATAATAAGAGAAAATTAACATTTTtatattcattgaataatcaatatgATTTAAGATTCAAtctctaaatatatatatatatatatatatatatatatatatatatatatatatatatatatatatatgaataaattttatatttataaattaataatttaaaaaaaatggaaatatatttttataaaattaatttataataattatatacaactaaataataattaaatatattttttgtttaaaatattattgCTTAATAGTAGAAGATATGTTATAGGATGGGAGGGAAAATAATTTGTAGTTGATGAGTATAAATCGATTATCTAAAGTTTATTGTCAAAGTAGTTCCATAATAACAAAATAATAGAATTATATGGTCGTTACTATAAGAAAAAGATTTCTTGTTAGATataatgaataattaatatatttgagaACTAGatgtattttttattcaatatattCTCGCCGAAAAGCTCCACACTAAAGCAAGGCGTCATTCTCGAAAATGGATTCCCTGTTGCTGTTTTTGTTCAGCCTTTCCTCATGTGCTAATCCAATGGTTGAATATtcatcaaaaaaaattaaaaaaaaatgcaattttaaaaAGAGAGATAAAATATGGATGAATGGTTGTGATGGGGGCAGAAGAGAGAGCAGGAGATATTTGGCTGGAGAGGATCCAAATCCGTCATTCTCATCTCAACCATTAGTGTCCATTCAATGGTCATGTGAATATGGCATTGGGTTCATCAAGGATTGTTTTAACTATTATACTTATATAAGCATGATGGCCCAAACtagataaataaaaattaaagtacGGAATCAGATGAGCTTTCACAACTCTCGTTGATATTTGTATCTAACTAACTTTGCTCTAAACACTAGAACTTACTAGCTTTTCTTTTTGTCTACttcaatcttttttattttaatggtgCTCATGATTATTTTAGATTTGTTCTTTTGTCATCATCTAAACCACATAAAGTATTATAACCTGCATAACAATAGAATCattcaaatgattcaatatcTCCAACAACTCCAGGCCATACTCGGGATGCAAGGTGCCAAGAACTTGTTGTAAACATCTATAATTTAATCTTGAATAAGATAGAGGCGTTGTAACACA encodes:
- the LOC131648898 gene encoding probable polygalacturonase — translated: MVIITNGKISLGIPPTLPPYLNPINDPSYANIICVISIVVILGSQVAECRVQNSKLASFDYPAINCRKHSAVLTDFGAVGDGKTSNTKAFNSAISKLSQYSNDGGAQLIVPPGKWLTGSFNLTSHFTLFLQKDAVILASQDESEWPQLPILPSYGRGRDAPKGRYSSLIFGTHLTDVIITGDNGTIDGQGSSWWKKFKSGQLTLTRPYLIELMYSDQIQISHLTLLNSPTWFVHPIYSSNIIVNGLTILAPVDSPNTDGINPDSSTNVRIEDNYIVSGDDCIAIKSGWDEYGIKVGKPSQHIIIRRLTCISPDSAMIALGSEMSGGIQDVRAEDITAITTESAVRIKSAIGRGAFVKDIFVKGMNLNTMKYVFWMTGTYGQHPDKGFDPKALPKVSGINYRDVTAKNVTIAGKLEGISGDPFTGICVSNVTIEMIEKKSKKLPWNCTDVAGVSSNVSPQPCELLPVKKEKYDCPYPSDKLPIEDVQFKTCSFKSSVF